ATATTCCTCAGTCCAAGCGACAGGGCGGCTTTCGGGTCGCACTTTTTTCTGGCGACGACTTCACGGCCGAGTTGAAGCCGTCCAACTCCTCGCCGATCTCGACAAGGGCCTTTCTGACTGTCTCCTCAACTTCCTGTCGTTTCTTCGGCGGCATCAGGCTCAGCCCCTTCAGCATCGCCTCGCGCCAGTGCTGCCCCCTGCCCCACGCTTCCGCGAGCGCTGTTGCAAGGTCGTCCTGGCGACGGGTGGCCTCCAGTGCCTCGATAAGGAGGCTGGCCTGATAGACGTCCTTTTCGCGCTTGGCGACGCCGTTTGCATCTGATTGCCTGCGAGAGGCGACGATGAGCTTGTGAACTGCATAGCGTTCCGGCGACGGCACGGTTACAGGCACCCCTGACCGATGCAGCATCACGGTCCGGATGGGCTCGTGGATGAGGAAATCAAGGAAACGCAAGGGCTGCGCCGAAGCTCTGCCCAGTGCTGGCATCGGAGTGGCATGGTCGGTGTAGTGATCGGATCCCCGGTTCGGCGTGAGGAATTCGACCTTGTATCTCGTTGCATTCTCGAATTGCGTCGCGTGTGCGGGATCCGATCTGTGCGGGATCTCCCTGAAGGTCGGGTCAATCTCTCTCAAGATTTCCAAGATCGGCGGCCGGCTGTCGTCGACTGACGAGGAGATCGAGTAGTGCTGCGCGAAATCGGCATCGCCGGTTTGCAATGAGGCACCGGGCAATCTCACGCCGAGATGTCCCGCATACGTCTGGAAGGCAACCGTACCGACGAGCACGCCTCTCAGGCGGAAGATTCCTGCTGCTCCCATTGCTCCAACGACATCGCCAGTGAACCGGTCCGGTGCAGTCAGCCCTGCTTGGCGAGTCAGCGTGGAGACGAGTTTCCGTCGCCCGCGGAGGTCTTCCTTGATCTCTTGGAAGGCTGCAACGCGTTTCGCGATCTCGGGATCATCGGACGGGCCGACATACTTCCGCGTCTTCTTGGGTTGGGTCTCCTCAAAATACCAATAATCCCGCCCCTTCACCGGAACCCGAACGAAATTTCCCGCCGTTGAGAAGTCGGTTTCGAACGATGCACCAAGGCAGCGCTGAACGAGTTCCGCATACATCGTGCGATAAACGAGATCGACCGTCTTCATGCGCCGGCTCCGTTATAAGAAAAATGAGTTTCTCTTATAACAGGATGAACTCAAGCGACGCAAGCGGTGGTTATAAGACAGTTGCAGAAATCTTATAACGCCGCCGCATCATCCAGGGTTCACGCAGACCCGTCATGCCACACATGGCGATCGATGCGCCCGGCTTTGGCCAATGCTACCGCCAACGATGCTGGAGCCGCGCCGATCAATCAGGCACCGCGTGACCGCCGCTGATCATGTGAACCATTTTGATGCCGTTTAGGATGATCGCGGCTGATCCCGGTGATTTGAAGCCGAGCATTGACCCGATGCGGCGCTTGATGCGCCGATGGTCCTGTTCGATCCGGTTACTCAGGTATTTACTCTTGCGGGTCCGGATCGGCTTCAGCCGACGCCGGGAACGATACTGCAAGCGATTTGAGTTGTCACAGGAAACGACAGCCTCCAGGGTGGGCTGGTGCTGCCAGCACCAGGTCGGCAAGCCACCAGGCCAAAAGCTCGGGGTCGGGCCGAATCGCGGCGACGCGGGCGGCGATTGCCGTTGCAGCGAACGGCACCGGCCGCTGCGATCCCGCCAGTTTTTCGATCTCCGTGCAAAGGTCGGCGAGCGCCGCGCGGTGGCAATGGAGCCCGAGCTGGTCGACGATCTTTTCGAGTCGGTCGGCGCTGCCAGCGGGCGGCTGCACGGACAGCTGCCGCCAGGCGCCAAGAACCGCGCCGGCGGGGCCGGGATCGGCGCCGGCCGGGCGCAGGTACCAGGGGTCGCGCAGGGCGTCCTCGGCGCGGCCGGCGAGCCGCATGCTGCCGGCCGCGCTTCCTATCGCGGTGAGCTCGGCTCCGGCCTGTCTGACAAGTCCGTCAAGCCCGGCTCCGCCGTTAAGTCTAAGGCGAGGCCGCGTGAACGAACACGATCTCAAAGCGCCTGTTGCGCTTTGTGAACGATGCCCTTTTCGAACCGGGAAAGAGCAAAGGCGGAAAGATTGATCGAGGGGCTGCCCTGTGTGACCCATTCGCCGAGTTGTTTGCCGATGGAAGGTCCAAGCGCAAAGCCGTGGCCGCTGAAGCCGGCCGCCACGAAGAGTTCGAGCTCTGGCTTGGGCCGATCGATGATTGGAATGACGTCGGGCGTGATATCCAGCCTGCCGGCCCAGGCGTTCTGCAGTTCGATCGTATTCAGATGCGGAAAGATCTGCCGGAAGCCAGCAAGGTTGGCCATCACCTTGCGCATATTGGGCTTCGGCTCCGGCAGCGCCTGCACGGCATTGCGGCGGCTGAAGCGCGCGGCTAATTGATGACGGAAATCGGCTCCGATGCTGAGGTGCAGTTGACGCCAGTTGTTGCGATAGGCGGGTATGAAATGGCGCATGCAGCGAAATGAGTCGACGGTGATTTCGTAATCGACTCCCATGCCGCGATAGCCGTTACCGATAATGAAATCGCCGCCCATAGAGGGGCGGAATGCAACGCGGGGACCCCACATCGCGATGCGGGTGAAGGGTGCTGCCTTCCGGGTGCGGCCGACGGAGGATTTGACGATCTGGATAGGCAGGTGCAGGCCGGCCGAAGCGGCCAGCACCGGTGCGCCGATGCCGTTTGCCAAAACGACGGTTTTTGCTTCGAAGATCCCGTTAGACGCCAGGAGCCTCGGTCTGTCCTGCCTGTCGAGGTCGAGCCGGAAAACCGGTGTATCTTCCAGGATAGTGACTCCGGCTTCGCGTGCCGCAGCCGCGATGGTCCGGGTCGAAAGAGCCGGATCGGCATGGGCGTCGTCGGCGGTGAAAAGTCCGCCGCGCCATTGCCCAGCCAATTCGGGGATTGTCTGACGAACGTCCGCGGCATCCAGCAGGCGCGTCGAAAGGCCGAAGCTGCGCGCAATATCGTGGCCGCTGCGGATCCGATCCTCATCGGCAGCGGTTTCCGCGGGGACCAGGATTCCGCTGCGGGTGAACTGCGTCGCCTGTGTGCCGTATCTCGAGGTCAAGTCCGCCCACAGTTCCAAGGCTTCGACCGCGAGCGGCAGCTCGGCTTCATGCCGTCCTTGCCGGCGGATGAAACCCCAGGCACGGCTGGATTGTTCGGAAGCGATCTTGCCGCGCTCGAAGATTGTTACCGACCTCCCTTTGCGGGCTAGGGAAAGAGCGGTCGAGCAGCCGACAATTCCTCCACCGACAATGGCCACGTCCGTTTGAAAGGTGCCCATCTATGTTCCTTGCCCGATCCTTCGCCGCGACAATAACAGGAGAAGGCAGCCGCGCGTGGCATAGGGCTATGCCGGATCGGCATAGATGCGCGCCCGGCTTCAATTGCGGTGGAAGATATCGTCGATCTGACGCAGGACATCGCGGCGCGATGCCTTGAGGCTGGAAATGAATTCGCGCGCGACGCGCGAGGGGGAACGGTGTGTCGGATAAAGCATGCCGAGACGCAGGCTGACCGCGGGCTCGAAGGGAATGGAGCGCACTCCCGGATGCTCGCGAAAATCGAACGCCGTGAAGGGGTCGATCAATCCGATTCCCAGCCCCTTGGCCACCATGTTGGCGATGGTGCTAAAAAGCTGGGCTTCAAGGACAATGCGGCGCTTAACGCCGTAGCGGTCGAAAATCTGGTCGGCGAGTTGCCTCCCCAGATGATTGTGGGTGATGGAGATATAGCGTTCGTCGCGTAAATCTTCCGGCGTCAGCCGTGCCTTCTGCGCCAGCCGATGATGGCTTGGAACCGCCATCAGATAATGCGCGGAGCAGAATTCCTCGATTTCGATGCCGGAGCGGTCGAAGGGATATTCGGCGATGCCGACATCCACAAGCTGGCTGGCGACGAGTTCTTCTATGCGCGGCGACATCTGGATACGCAGCGAAATGCGGCTCTCCGGCCGGCTTGCCGTGAAGCGGGCGATCGCCGAAGGCATGAAGTCCATTGCCAGCATCGGCAGCGACGCCGCCGAGACCATCCCGGAATTGGCGACCTGCATTTCGCGGGCGATCTCGCGGATTTTGTCGATCGACACGAAGGCACGAAGAACCTCCTCATGCAGCAGGAGGGCTTCCGGCGTGGGATTGAGGTGCCCGCCGGACCGGTCGAACAGGGTCACTGACAAAGATGTTTCCAATTGACCCAGAAGCCGGCTTACGGCCGGCTGGGAAACGCCGAGAAGCTCCGCGGCCCCGATGGTGGTCTTTGCAGTCATCGTTGCCTTGAAGGCTTCGAGTTGCCTGATGTTCAAGCCGCCTCTCCTTTGCAGCCTATAACGGAACTGCATAGCGTCCATAATTCCCCTTATTTGACAATGGGATCGGCGCGAAGTCCGATTGATGAGGCGGTGACCAATCGCCGGACCGCGACATTTGTCGCCAATAATTGCAATGGGAGGATTGGGCAATGGATTTATGGGTGAAGTTCACGTCGATCGCCGTCGTGGCTGGCGCGGTCCTTGCGGGAGTTGCCGCAAAGGCGGACGCGGCCAATGATCGCTTCAAGGAAGTCCTTGAACGCGGCACGCTGCGGGTCGGAGTGCAGGGTGCCTATCCGCCCTGGTCCTATCGTGACCCCGATGGCAGGCTCGTCGGGATCGAGCCTGATCTCGCTGCGGATGTCGCCGAAAAGCTGGGCGTCAAGCTGGAACTGGTTCAGATCGAATCCGCCAACCGCATGCAACTCCTGCAGCAGGGAAGGATCGACCTCATCCTCGGGGCGATGTCCGACCTGCCGGAGCGACGCAAGGTCGTCGGGATGGTGCAGCCAGCCTATTGGGTATCGGGCGCCAATGTCATGGCCAAGGCCGGACTGATCAAGAGTTGGGAGGATCTCAGCGGCAAGCCGCTTTGCGCCAAGCAAGGCCTTTTCTACAATACCGTGATCGCTCAGGCCTATGACGCCAAGATCATTTCCTTTTCCGGCAATACGGAAACCAAACAGGCCCTGCGCAGCGGCAAATGCGCAGCGTGGCTGTCGGACGATACGGCGATCCAGCAGTCGTTGAGAACCGAAGGCTGGGATGGTTACGAAATGCCCCTGAAATCCCGTTATCACAGCTATTGGGCGGCAGGCGTTCCACTGGAGGAGCGCGACGGCATCTGGGGAAAATTCATGACCGGCATGAGCCATGGCTGGCATGCCTCCGGCAAGCTCATCGAACTTGCCGAGAAATGGAAAGTGGTCGCGGATCCGTGGTTCGAAGCCGAACACGAAAAGCTGCTTGAGGCTGACAACACGAAAATGGACAGCCAGTAGTCTCAACGCGACAGGCGCGCCGCCAGGCCGGTTGGCGGTCGACAGACAGCCTTTGTCGAGCCGCCGGCCGGAGACGGAAAAGCTCCATTTTGAGACCGGTGGACGCGGTCCTCCGGTCGATTTTTTTCAACTCTTGGTTCGATCGGCCCGGCGCGGGCGCCTGCGCCAAGCGGATCCATAGTTGCAAACAAGCAGGGATATCATGCGCCTTTCACTCGATGAACTTTCCGGATCAGTCTTCGACGTCGCCATCGTTGGTGCCGGCATCAACGGCGCCGAAACAGCGCGTTGCCTCAGTGCTGCCGGCTATTCGGTGCTGCTCGTCGACAAGAGTGATTTCGCCGCCGGCGCCAGCGGACGGTCTTCGCGGCTCCTTCATTGTGGTCTGCGTTATCTCGCGCCCGGAAAATCCGTCTGGGAATTCGTGCGCCAGCCGCAGCGCTTCCTGACCGCGTGCCGGATGGCCCGGGCGGCGATGCAGTCACGGGCGCAATTCGTCCGCGACACGCCCGACCGTATACGCTCCATGAGGTTCTGCTTTCCCGTCTACCGTGGAGGCCCTTATAGCGGGTGGCAGATCGATGCGGCGTTCCGCATCCTGAAATCCCTGGGCGGCCGCGAGGTGCCGCTGAATTACCGCCGGTTATCGGGCGCAGAAGTCGCGCAGATGCCGCTTCTCCAGCATCTGCGCGACAAGCAGGCGCTCCAGTCGGTCGCCATGTTCGACGAATACCAGTTCGACTGGCCCGAACGGGTGGTGGTGGATGCGGTGCTGGAAGCGCAGCGTCTGGGTGCGTCGGTACGCAACTATACCGAAGTCACCCATGCGGCGCAGCAGGGCGATCTGTGGCAGCTGGAGCTCGGCGATACGCTGGATGCTGCCGCCCGGCCCGTTCACGTCGTCGCGCGCAGTGTTTTCAACATGGGCGGGATATGGATCGACCGCATTAATGCGCGCGTCGAGGCTGGGCGGATCGGTCGTCGCATCACCGGCACCAAGGGCGTGCATATCGTGGTCCGCCTGCCGCCCGAATGCAGCCGTTTCGGCATCGCAACGCTCAACCGGCTGAATGAGGGGCTGTACTGTATCCCGTGGCGTGGCCTGCATTATTTCGGACCGACCGAAACGTTGTATGACGGCGATCCCGACGACATCCATCCGACCGAGGAGGATTTCGAGTTCCTGCTCGGCGAAGCCAATCATCTCCTGCCGACGCTCGATATCAGGCGGTCCGACATTCTCTATGGCTGGGCGGGCGTGCGGCCGCTCACTTACGATCCGGCGCAGCCCATGGGCGCACGTTCGCGGCAACTGCATGACTTCGGTCCTGAAGGAGCGCCCAACCTGTTCGCCATGACGGCAGGGCCGATCATGAGCCATCGCTCGGCAGGGCAGCTCGCATTGACGGCACTGGGCAAGGGACTGGCACCGTCACGGCCGAGCCAGCAGCCGGATTTCGCTTCCAGGAGCGTTCCGCGCGAAACCGGGAACAGCTCACGCGAGGACAAGCTTTCGATCATGCAACGGGGCGTGGAGAGCGAGCATGCCGAGACCATCGACGATCTGCTGGTACGCCGCAGCGGCCTCGTCTGGAACGACGACCCGCTTGGCGAAGACGTGGACCTGGCAGCCGAGGTGCTTGCCAAGGCGCGCTCATGGTCGGCGCAGAGGAAGCGGCAGGAGGCTGCTTCCGCCCGGGAGGCTATCGCCCATCGGCTGCACATTGATCCGCCCGCTTGACCCAATATCGGGCCCACCTGCCACCAGAGGCAGTGTTTCATGCCCTCTTTGCAGGACAGTCCGCGCCTTGAAGCCGTCAAAGATAATGACAGCCTGCTGATGGATAGATGCTACACAGCCGGTACGCGATCGCGGGAATCGCGATTACGGGACGAATGGCTTTGCAGGGAGTCCGGGGAAGACCGGTGCGCCATGACAAGTACGTTGAACCTTCTGCACTACTCGGCATTTCGCGCCGTCATGCTCACCGGCACCGTCAGCGGCGCGGCCGAATTGCTGGGGCGCAGCCAGCCGGCCGTCAGCCGGCTTCTCGACAAGCTGGAATACGAGCTTGGCGTTTCGCTTTTCGAGCGCCGCAGGGGCCTGATCACGCCGACCACCGTGGCACACCTGTTACTCGACGAGATCGAGCGAGCCTATGTCTCGCTGGACGCGTTGAGCAGCTTCGCAGCACGGTTGGCAAGCGGGGAAGGCGGCGAGATCAGCCTTGCGGTCATGCCGGCGCTGGGCATCAATTTCGTGCCGCATCTGCTGGCCGATTTCAGGAAGAACTGGCCGAAGACCAAGGTCACGCTGAACGTGCGCATGTCCGTCAAGATCGAGGAATGGGCGGCCGCGCAGCAGATTGATTTCGGACTGGCGGAAACACCGTTCAAGCGCTCCGGGTTCCGGACCGAAGTCTTCAGTGACGCGCCCTATATCGCGGCTGTTCCGCGCGATCATCCGCTCGCCGGGCGCAGCCGGCTCGGCCCGGCCGACCTGCGCCAGGGGCCATTCATTTCCTGGACTTCCTTCGTCTCGGCACGGCATCTCCTCGATCAGGCGCTGCTGTCCAGTAGCGTCAAGGTGGATGCCGCCTATGAGACGACCTTTTCGGTGTCGGCCTATGAAATGGTCAAGCACGGGATCGGTATTGCGATCATCGATCCCTACACCGCGGTCGAGCAGTTGGACGACCGGGTCAGGCTGATCCCCTTCGCGCCGAAGATCCCGTTTAACGTTGCCCTGCTGCGCCCGGAGTCGCGCGGGCCCAACCCCGCCGCCGATGCCCTGCTGGAGCTGATGGCGCAAAAGCGCGATCGGATCCTGAGACAATTGCCGGACCAGGACGATATGCACACTACGCATATCAATCGCCGATAATTCTATTTTGAACATTTCGGTATCAGCGCTTTATTGGCGTGATCGACCGTCCAGGAAAACAGGCCGCCAATGTCGCCTAGAATTATCGAGATGCAGGGCCGGGACTACGATGTCGTCGTGGTCGGCGCCGGCATCAACGGTTCGAGCGCGGCGCGAGAACTGGCCGCAGCGGGTTACAGCGTCCTCCTGGTCGACAGGAGCGATTTCGCCGCCGGCGCCTCCAGCCGATCCTCGCGCATCCTGCATTGCGGCCTTCGATATTTCGAAACGCCCAACCCGATCCGCACCTTTGCGTTTCATCCGCAGCGCTTCGCCGCGGCCTTGCGCATGGCGCGGGCGGGGATGGAAGCGCGAACCGAACTTGTCGGGCGGAGCCCGCAACGGTGCAAGCCCTTCACCATGTGCTTTCCGATTTATCCGGAGAGCCCCGTCCGCGGCTGGCATTTGGATCTCGGTTTCCGCATCCTGCGCCGTCTCGGGCCACCGGAACCGGCGCTCGCCTATCGTCGGCTGAAGAGTGATTTCGAAACCCACCTGCCATTCGCAAACGACCTGCGGGACCCCGAAAGTCTGCGGTCGATTGCCACCTACCGTGAATACATCATGGACTGGCCGGACAGGCTGTGCGTGGATGCCGCCCTCGACGCCGAGCGAAACGGCGCCGAAATACGCCTGTTCTGCGAAGCTTCCGTTATACGTAGGAAGCCGGAAGGCTGGCTCGTCGAACTGCGCGACGGTAAGGGGGAAGCGGCCGAGGTTCGCGCGTCCGTCGTGCTGAACATGGCCGGCACCTGGGTGGACGCGGTGAACGCCAATCCCGTCGCCGGCAAGCCAGCGCCCTGCCTTGTTCGCGGCACCAAGGGCGCTCATATCGCGGTCAGGCTGCCGGATTCCTATCGCGGCTACGGCATCGCCACGATCAACCGCAGCGGTATGCCGTTCTATTGTCTGCCTTCGCATGACGACTGCTTTTATTTCGGGCCGACGGAGACGCCTTTCGACGGCGACGCCGCCGGTGCCGCAGCCACCAACGAAGACATCGATTTCCTGCTTGCGGAAGCCAGTCACATGCTTCCCGGCCTGCGGCTCGGCCGCCGCCACGTCGAATTCACCTGGGCCGGCGTGCGGCCGCTCACCTTCGATGCAGCCGAGCCGATGGGGCGGCGCACGCGTCAGATCCACGATCTCGCATCTGCCGGCAGGCCGGGTATCTTCGCGATGACGGCAGGGCCGGTCATGAGCCATCTGAGCGCAGGGCGCGAGATGCTGCGGATCGTCGAGAAGCAACTGAAGCCGACGCGCAAGTCCGTGGCGAGGCGGATCCCGGAGACAGGCGACAGCGGTGCGGAGTTCGCAATTTCGAGGCCGCTTTCGCAAGGCAGGCGCGCCGCTTTCCGCACAGCGGTTTCGGTCGAGCATGCCCGCGACCTGAAAGGTATTCTCTATACGAGGACAGGCCTCGCCTGGCGCCGCCATCTCGACCGCGCCGAGGTTGAGGAGGCTGCCGATGCCATTGCCGATCTGGTCGGCTGGGCGCCGGAGCGGACCGTCAGTGAAATCGACGGGTTCATCCGATACCAGAAGACGGCGTTCCGCGCCGCATCGGACCTTCCAATTCAGCCGACAACACACAAAATGGGAGATGTAGAAGCATGAAAATCGGATCAGCACTGAAAACCATCGCCGCCCTTGCAGTCACGCTGGCCGCAAGTGCGATCCTTCCCGCCAGCAGCGCGCAGGCGGCCGAATCGCATCTGCAGCAGATTCTGGAACGAGGCGCCGTGCGTGTCGGCGTTCTCGGCGCGTTCAAGCCCTGGTCCTTCCCATCGCCGGATGGTTCGATGCAAGGCATCGAGGTGGACCTCGCCCAGTCGGTAGCCGATGCGCTCGGCGTCAAGCTTGAGCCGGTCGTGGTCACGTCCGCCAACCGCATGCAGTTCCTGCAGCAGGGCAAGATCGACGTCATCATCGGCGGCATGTACGACACCACTGAGCGGCGCAAGGCGGTCGGCATCATCGAGCCGGCCTATTGGACGTCCGGTCCGACCCTGCTGGCCAAGGAGGGTGTCATCAAGGACTGGAAGGACATCGCCGACAAGCCGGTCTGCGCCAAGCAGGGCGTCTACTACAACAAGCTGGTGGAGACGGAATATCACGCCAAGGTCGTCGCCTTCACCGGAAACACGGAGGGTAAGGAAGCCTTGCGCTCCGGCAAGTGCATCGCCTGGGTCTATGACGATGCGAGCATTATGGCCGACCTCGCTTCGGGCGAGTGGAAGGGTTATGAGATGCCTGTTTCCGTTCTCTTCGACAATCCCTGGGCGGCCGCGGTGCCCGTGGCGGAAGTGGACAAGGCCTTGGGCGTGTTCATGGCAGGCATGGCCTATCGCTGGCAAGCGTCCGGAAAGCTGGTCGAGCTTGAAAAGAAATGGAAGGTGAAGCCGTCGCAGTGGATCGCCGAGCAGCACAAGAAGGCTGAGTGGGACACGAGCTACCTGAAGGGCGGCAACTGAGCCGATGCTCTGCGAAACGCTGATCGATGACCGGCTGCCGGAGCTAAAATGTTCCAGTTGATCGCGCCCTTCTTCCAGGATCTCTACGACCGCACGGGCCTCAATTTCATCGTCTTCTACGACAGCTATGAATATGGGCGCTTCCTGTCCGGCATCAGCATATCGCTACAGCTGATCTTCTGGTCGATCGTCGTGTCGCTGGTGATCGGCGTCTTGGGGGCCTGGGCGCAAAGCGCCCGGTCTCCCGTCCTGCGGGTGCTGATGGATGCCTATATCCAGGCATTCCGCAACACGCCGCCGATGATCCAGCTCCTGTTCTTCTATTTCGCTCTCGGCGCCTTCACGCCGCAGGTCGATGTTGGCGGCTATTACCAGCCGCTGATCTCGTCCTTCGCCTGGGCGATCATCTCGCTCGGCATTTTCGGCGGCGCCTTCAATGTCGAGATCTTCCGCGCCGGCTTGGAGGCGGTGCCGGGATCGACGAAGGAAGCAGCCGAGAGCCTGTGCATGAGCAAGTGGCAGATATACCTGTATGTCACCCTACCGCTGGCCTTCCGCATCAGCCTGCCGGCCCTCACCAACAATCTCGTCAGTCTCGCCAAGACGACATCGCTCGCCTACGTCATTTCCGTCCCGGAGATGACCTATACGCTGAACCAGGTGTGGTCGGACAATGTGAACGTGCCGGAGATGATGTTGCTCCTGTTCCTGTTCTATGTGCTCGTCGTCTCGCTCCTGGCCGCCGGGCTCCATTTCATCGAGCACAGGCTGACCCTGCCGGGATACGGCCAATGAGCGGCGCGGCTTTCCGTATCGAAAGGGGCCGCTTCGCAGAAGAAAGCTTCTGCTCGCGCATCCATTGGCGGCACGGGCTGTGGCTGGTGCTCGCCTTCTTCGGCTCGCTTGCCTTCGCCTATGCCCAATCGGACCCCCAGCAGCAGGCCCCGTCGGCCATCGCCACGCTGATCCTGTGGCTGCCTTTCATTCTCAAGGGTTTCGCTCTCAATCTCCTGATGAGCTTCATCGCCATGGCGGTCGCAACCCTTCTGGGGATCGGGCTGGGATTGCTGCGGGTCAGCCGCTCGAAGCTGTTGCGAACGCCCGCATGGTTCGTGACGCATCTGTTCCGCAATTCGCCGTGGCTGGTGATCCTGTTCACGGTCATGCTGCTGGTGCCGTTCGAGATGCGCCTGCCCGGCGCCGGAACGGTGGCGATACCGGACTGGATCAAGGCCACCTTCGCCTTTTCGCTACCGGTGATGGCCAATATCAGCGAGGTGCTGCGCGGCGCCATCAACTCCATCCCGAAGGGTCAGTGGGAATCGGCGGAGAGCCTTGCCTTCACGCGTGGCCAGACCTTGCGCTGGATCATCCTGCCGCAATGCGTCAGGCGCGCCATTCCGCCATGGATGAACTGGTACGCATTGCTGGCGCTGGCGACGCCGATGGCCTCGATCCTCGGTGTGCACGAGGCGGTCGGCAATGCCCAGGCCGCCATGGAAGCGGCGGGCGCGCGGCCGGAATTCCTCATTCCGTTCTATCTTTTTCTTTTGTGCCTGTTCTTCGCCTACATCTATCCGATCGCAATCTGGACGCGGAAGCTCGAGCGAAAATATGTCGTTGCAAGTTAAATCGAATACCGACGAAGCAAAGCTGAAATCAGGCTGGTCGCCGGACATGCCGATCATATCGCTGCGCGACGTGCACAAGTCCTTCGGCGCCCTGGAGGTGCTGAAGGGGATCAGCTTCGATGTCCGCAAAGGCGAGGTGATCTGCGTCATCGGCCCGTCCGGCTCGGGTAAATCGACGCTGATCCGCTGCATCAACGGGCTCAGTCCTGTCCAGAAGGGCTCGATCAAGGTCGAAGGGCAGGAGGTGAACGACACCAAGCTCGATCTTCTCGCGCTGCGCAAGAAAGTCGGCATCGTGTTCCAGCAATATAATCTCTTCCCGCACAAGACGGCCCTGCAGAACGTCATGATGGCGCCGGTCCTGGTGCTGAAGGAGCCGAAGAGGGAAGTCGAGGAGCGCGCCCGCGCGCTGATCGCCAAAGTCCGCCTGCAGGGCAAGGAAAACGCCTATCCGGGAGAACTGTCGGGTGGCCAGCAGCAGCGCGTCGCCATTGCGCGCAGCCTGGCCATGCGCCCCGACATCATGCTGTTCGACGAAGTCACGGCGGCGCTAGATCCCGAGACGGTGAAGGAGGTGCTGCTCACGATCAGGGAACTGGCGGCAGAGGGCATGACCTGCATCCTCGTCACCCATGAGATGGGATTCGCCCGCGAGGTGGCGGACCACATCTATTTCACCGACCGGGGCGTGATCGTGGAGCACGGCCCACCGGACGAGTTTTTCACCAAGGCGAAGGATCCCAGGACGAGGCAGTTCCTGAGTCAGGTTCTTTAGGGCCGCAGGCCCTCGGACTAGGAGTTTAGGCCCAAGACCCTTGGGCCTCGGAAATTGAACCAACAGGCCGGCAACGGCGACGCGCGGACCGATCCGTCTGCGCGAGCGATCGTGCTCGGCCGGAATTCGGCAGGAGAATGAAATGAACGGGCCGGTCAAGACCATTACCAGGGATCCGCTGCTGCAGCCGCTGACCATCAAGAAGCTGACATTGCGCAACCGTATCATAAGCACCAGTCATGCCTGTGGCCTGGAAGTCGGCGGCATGCCCGAGGAAGCTTATCAGCG
The window above is part of the Mesorhizobium sp. B2-1-1 genome. Proteins encoded here:
- a CDS encoding amino acid ABC transporter permease, which codes for MFQLIAPFFQDLYDRTGLNFIVFYDSYEYGRFLSGISISLQLIFWSIVVSLVIGVLGAWAQSARSPVLRVLMDAYIQAFRNTPPMIQLLFFYFALGAFTPQVDVGGYYQPLISSFAWAIISLGIFGGAFNVEIFRAGLEAVPGSTKEAAESLCMSKWQIYLYVTLPLAFRISLPALTNNLVSLAKTTSLAYVISVPEMTYTLNQVWSDNVNVPEMMLLLFLFYVLVVSLLAAGLHFIEHRLTLPGYGQ
- a CDS encoding ABC transporter permease subunit (The N-terminal region of this protein, as described by TIGR01726, is a three transmembrane segment that identifies a subfamily of ABC transporter permease subunits, which specificities that include histidine, arginine, glutamine, glutamate, L-cystine (sic), the opines (in Agrobacterium) octopine and nopaline, etc.), translating into MSGAAFRIERGRFAEESFCSRIHWRHGLWLVLAFFGSLAFAYAQSDPQQQAPSAIATLILWLPFILKGFALNLLMSFIAMAVATLLGIGLGLLRVSRSKLLRTPAWFVTHLFRNSPWLVILFTVMLLVPFEMRLPGAGTVAIPDWIKATFAFSLPVMANISEVLRGAINSIPKGQWESAESLAFTRGQTLRWIILPQCVRRAIPPWMNWYALLALATPMASILGVHEAVGNAQAAMEAAGARPEFLIPFYLFLLCLFFAYIYPIAIWTRKLERKYVVAS
- a CDS encoding amino acid ABC transporter ATP-binding protein; translated protein: MSLQVKSNTDEAKLKSGWSPDMPIISLRDVHKSFGALEVLKGISFDVRKGEVICVIGPSGSGKSTLIRCINGLSPVQKGSIKVEGQEVNDTKLDLLALRKKVGIVFQQYNLFPHKTALQNVMMAPVLVLKEPKREVEERARALIAKVRLQGKENAYPGELSGGQQQRVAIARSLAMRPDIMLFDEVTAALDPETVKEVLLTIRELAAEGMTCILVTHEMGFAREVADHIYFTDRGVIVEHGPPDEFFTKAKDPRTRQFLSQVL
- a CDS encoding transporter substrate-binding domain-containing protein; translation: MKIGSALKTIAALAVTLAASAILPASSAQAAESHLQQILERGAVRVGVLGAFKPWSFPSPDGSMQGIEVDLAQSVADALGVKLEPVVVTSANRMQFLQQGKIDVIIGGMYDTTERRKAVGIIEPAYWTSGPTLLAKEGVIKDWKDIADKPVCAKQGVYYNKLVETEYHAKVVAFTGNTEGKEALRSGKCIAWVYDDASIMADLASGEWKGYEMPVSVLFDNPWAAAVPVAEVDKALGVFMAGMAYRWQASGKLVELEKKWKVKPSQWIAEQHKKAEWDTSYLKGGN
- a CDS encoding LysR substrate-binding domain-containing protein — its product is MTSTLNLLHYSAFRAVMLTGTVSGAAELLGRSQPAVSRLLDKLEYELGVSLFERRRGLITPTTVAHLLLDEIERAYVSLDALSSFAARLASGEGGEISLAVMPALGINFVPHLLADFRKNWPKTKVTLNVRMSVKIEEWAAAQQIDFGLAETPFKRSGFRTEVFSDAPYIAAVPRDHPLAGRSRLGPADLRQGPFISWTSFVSARHLLDQALLSSSVKVDAAYETTFSVSAYEMVKHGIGIAIIDPYTAVEQLDDRVRLIPFAPKIPFNVALLRPESRGPNPAADALLELMAQKRDRILRQLPDQDDMHTTHINRR
- a CDS encoding FAD-dependent oxidoreductase — protein: MSPRIIEMQGRDYDVVVVGAGINGSSAARELAAAGYSVLLVDRSDFAAGASSRSSRILHCGLRYFETPNPIRTFAFHPQRFAAALRMARAGMEARTELVGRSPQRCKPFTMCFPIYPESPVRGWHLDLGFRILRRLGPPEPALAYRRLKSDFETHLPFANDLRDPESLRSIATYREYIMDWPDRLCVDAALDAERNGAEIRLFCEASVIRRKPEGWLVELRDGKGEAAEVRASVVLNMAGTWVDAVNANPVAGKPAPCLVRGTKGAHIAVRLPDSYRGYGIATINRSGMPFYCLPSHDDCFYFGPTETPFDGDAAGAAATNEDIDFLLAEASHMLPGLRLGRRHVEFTWAGVRPLTFDAAEPMGRRTRQIHDLASAGRPGIFAMTAGPVMSHLSAGREMLRIVEKQLKPTRKSVARRIPETGDSGAEFAISRPLSQGRRAAFRTAVSVEHARDLKGILYTRTGLAWRRHLDRAEVEEAADAIADLVGWAPERTVSEIDGFIRYQKTAFRAASDLPIQPTTHKMGDVEA